A region of the Passer domesticus isolate bPasDom1 chromosome Z, bPasDom1.hap1, whole genome shotgun sequence genome:
tttctttctttatttaattaatCTCCCCCTCTTTAAttcctctcttccctttaatCTTACCCCTTTATCCAAAACTAACTGACTTGTGCTTGTATAGTAGGTCAGGGACTGAAATACTGATTTCCAAGCCCAGTGTGTAGgtagttaataaagttttaCTGATTGTTGGTGGACCCTCTGACTTTTGTTATTCCTTTTGATCACAAGCATTTACAAATCTTTGGTGCTTCCTTCCCCTTAAGGATGGGTCGTCACACTACAGTGGCTACAAAGATGGCTTTCATCCCCCTTTCCTCTCATACTGTCACAGCCAGGGTGACCCTTTTAGATGGACCCAGAAATTCTcgctggcagctccagctggtcaGGGACCATGCAAGAGGCATTGCTAATATTCCTCCTTGTGTTCACTGGGGTCTGCGTGGACAAGCTAGCCATCCTTAGACACTCCCTGAGGAAAAGCTGACACAGATCTGAGAACGCAGGACATGGAGAAGGCACTGCTCAATGGGCAGGGGGAATTGCTGCCACACTTTTCCTCTAGAGTAAAAGCATTCTCATGGATGTAGCTGAAGAGATCCTGGCCAGGGAGCTTGTGAGAGAGAGTGCCATTACCACTTGGACAGTGCCTGCCCTGCCTTTTCTTAGAGGATCTATTCCCTCGGTGAGCTCCACCCAGTCTCTGATGGATCACGGAGCCAGGATGATGACACTGGTGGATGATGCTATAGGCAATGAAAGGAAATCTCTTGATCAGTCACACCAAGTCATACTCATGGTGCACCTCAACTTCTCAGGTGCAAATGGAGACATCCTAGAGAAGAGCTGAACAAGCCCAGAAAAGTCCTGAAGTCCACATTGAAAATAGCTTTTTGACATGGGTACTGTGGGAGCCACTAGGAAAAGTGCCCTCCTAGACCTGTTGTTTGTCCACAGAGATGCTCTTGTGGGTGAAATGGTGATTTGTGCTGTCTTGGCCACAGTAATCAAGAAATGCTTGAGTAAAAAATCTTAGGTGTTATGGAAAAACCTGTCTGTGGAGCTACTCCCCAGAGTTGTGGGAGAACAAGCTCAAGGAACTAATTAATAAGGGCCCTTTAGCATGTAGTTTCAAGGGTATTGATGTCCACAAATGCTAGTCCTTgttatcagaaatgtttctataagagcacaagtctgatgaagaagggctgagggaggtggggtctggaggctgctgggccagcagggagagaaTCCACTGTACTCCCCTGGAGGGAAAACCCCCCAAGCCATAACCACCTGTTAGGGTGTAGAAAAAGGCTTCTCGCAGCATGCCTTGTTGTGACATGCAGATCCAATGTATCCCATTGGCCCTTCCCCCTGctccacccctgtgccctcatccTATTGACCCTAGTGTTCTGTCGCGCCGCTGAAGATGCCTGCAGAACCAGCATGGCCCtgtctgcctgcactgccacctCCCCATGAGCGTCCATTCCTGCTGGAGTCCTCTGCTGCATGGGAAAGCTGCTTGTGGAGGGATTGGCTGGAAGAGGGAGAGGGTGGTGGGGGCAGAAATGGAGGCTGCCTGGATCTGGCTTTGGAATAACTCTCCTCCTCACATGGTGTCTCCATCTATCTCCCTCCTTCCATGAAGTTCTGCTTTCCATCCCTTTCCATCCATACATCCACACTGTAAGGCAGCCCTTCTTTACAGAGAGCAGAGAACAATCTTCTTCCTCCAAAGTGGTGGCTGCAATCAAGGAATCACAGGATGGATTGTCAGAGAAAACCACTCTCTCTAACAAGCTTTGGACCTGAACACTTCCCCCTCCAAGGCCTGTTGTCATCTCCTCATTCTTGCTCCATTTTCATGGCAAGGATTGCCTTGCAGGGCGTCCTGGATGGGAGTTGGGTACGCTGCGTCCTCCCCACAACTTGTCTCCAGGCAGAAGTCTTCTGCACAGCATCCCACAGGGTTTGGAAGAGATTTGCCAGGTTTACTCAGCATAAATATCccttccatttttcctgtttatagggcacttctggggtttttcctctcctctcctctcctctcctctcctctcctctcctctcctctcctctcctctcctctcctctcctctcctctcctctcctctcctctcctctcctctcctctcctctcctctcctctcctctcctctcctctcctctcctctcctctcctctcctctcctctcctctcctctcctctcctctcctctcctctcctctcctctcctctcctctcctctcctctcctctccagctgccagctgatTGGATTTGTCCAGATGCCCTGGCAATTCCTGGCAGAGAACAAGACTCTGGTCACGGAAGGTGGTGCTTTATAGAAGGTGGTTACAGGGCAAGAAATCCCAGCTTTGGGACACTGTGGCAGAGCTTTTCCCTTTCTGACATTTCTTTCTGACCCGTTGATCTCTCCCAGTGCTGTGACACGTGTGACATCACGGGGGACGTGTCACAATGGGGGCAGCTGAAAAAGGTCCCGGCAGGTCACGTTGGGCCTGCTTTGCCTTGGCAAGCGGTGAGTGCAGATGTGGcggggaggctgtgctgggaacaagggctggggcagaaatgctgcacctggggctggcttcTCCCTCTGCATGCAGGGCCAGCCCCTCCTAGGAGAAGCTTGGGCAGGccacagggcaggagctggagctgctggggcagtgcgacaggccttgctgcctgcaggctgtCTGTGTGGGGCCCTGTCCTTCCTGcgcccagctccctgaggatcctcccctcagcagccAGTAGTTCTCTGCATCCCCGTCCCACTCACGgccttctctccctcctcctgcagaccaTGGATCCCGTGGTATTCCTGTTGGTGGTGTTCAAAAGCCTCATCCAATACCCACAGCCTGTGGCTGATGGTTTGGATGCAGAAACACGTCTGCGCATGGAAGCGCGTGAAAAGCACCTGGAATGGGAGAGGCTTCATctggagcaggagatggaacGGCTTATGCAGGAGCAGGCGAAGCAGGCGCAGGTCTTGCAGAACTTTGCTGTTGCTGTGTTCCTGACCCTCGTCTTGGTCTTGTGGTTCACCGGGTGGAAAAGCAGCCAAAGGAGAGAGGAGGCTGAAGAAGGAAACGGTGGTGCCAATGAAGCGGAAGTGCGCAACGCTGGGGCAAATGAAGAAGGCAATATCCGGAATGAAGATGTCAATGCGGCTGCAATTGCAGAAATCTATGGTGGTGCAAATGAAGTCAGCGACGAAGATGATGATGCGGACGATCGCGTTGGACGAGTTGTAATGCAGCGCATCCAGTGGCCTGTACAGgacctgcagagaggctgtgaatGGACAACTCGGCTCATGAATAATTATACAATTTGCTTTGGCCATGTCCTCTCCAACAGCTTCTACCCAGTCCTGCAACGAGCcatcggggtgggcagtgcctttgAAGGCTGGAGTCCCCGTGAACAGGATGTCGTTTACACCGTGCTCATCCCCATGACTCCTCCCCGAGGCCACAGCTtccacctggagctggagagtCAAGAGCAGAGGCACGTGAAGAACTTCCGTGTCCGCGTGCAGCTGGAGTGCACCTGCActccagggagggagcagcaggatgaggacatgctgtgcttcctgcaccactccgaggaggagctgaggagcaatcaggatcccagcctcctgGACACCCTGTGCACCGGCTCCTACCTTGATGTGCAGAAAACTGCCCGCTGGTTCCACCAGCTGGTGAGAGCAGtctggccagctctgcctcagtcTCACAACTGGCATTTAAAGCTGCTGCCCTCCACACGCTGCTGCCAACTCAAGGTGACCAACAGCAAGGAAAGCTTCAGGATTGACATCTTCTTCGGGGTGCGGAGAGGTGACTCAGCCGTCTTTGcgtgcagccagcccagagaggcctacacagcaagcacaacctGGCCCGAGTCTTATGCTGTAGTAGAGGCTGAGTTCTTCCAGCACTTTGCCAGGCAGGCACCCCCTGACAGCCTGCACCTCAAATGCCTCCAGTTTTTCACCCGTCTTCCGCTGGGCTTCAGCTTTTCCACctacaccatgaagaccatTGTTATGCATATGCTCCATATCTCACCCGTCTCAGCGTGGCGCAGGAGGAACCTCCTGGAACGAATGGTGCTTGTCATGTACAACCTGTACTTATGTCTGCGAGAAAAACGCCTCGACCACTTCATTGTGGGCAACGAAACGTTTCCCCAGGACATCAAGTTACCCACAGACGTTAAAATGGCTGAGCCATACAATCTCTTCCAccacctggagcagcagccggATGCCCACACCCATGCACTCTATGAGTATGACATTCTGGAAAATTGGttcaaaaaaatccttctggCTGAGGATTGACCCAATGAAGGGGAGGAGTCATGGCTAcgagcccagagctctgcttgTGCTGCTCGCATCAGCCGCACTACAGGCAGAAGAAAGCCACCTTGCAGTCCTCCTTTGGTGCTTCAAGGAGAAGAGGATGCATGCCAAGTCTCTGGCGAAGGTCCCACAACACGTCCCGCCATGTCAGCAAGCGAAGGGCTACAGGAGAGTTTTTTCTACCTCCTTTTATAGCTTCATTTTCCAAGAAAAGGATGGCATTAGCCCCCGGCTTACGTGTGAACTCTGCCAGTGCTGAAAAAGCACATGAATAGAAGACATACGGTACATGCAGGGCCAAAATCACGAAAGCTGACCTGCAAAATGGAGCTGTTCCCGGCCTTTGAAAAGGGACAGAATTTAGAGCACGGAAGAAGTGGGAATGTGGGACcgaaataagaaaaaacaaagtggACAAAAACGACCAAAAGGAAAAACTAACAATGCTGGCCCAGGATCAGCCAATGGATGGAGCCTCTCCTTGTTCCATCTTCATTGCAAAAATGCTGTTGGAGCTGATCGGAAATTTGCCATATATAGGAATCTAGATGTTTAtttcataaatatatatatatatagtgtataATTATTATATTCTATAATTTTTATAAGTTATATATTCTAGTAAAGTATTATAATATAGATAATATCAAAGCTATGAAATATTTAGTTATTATGGCATGATAAAAAGTAAATTTGAAGAGTTGAGTATGTAATTACATTTAAATAGTTATAGTTCATTTATGAatggaaaagcagaaactgctttgttctcttttcaataaaatgcattttttgagAATCTGGAGTGTGCTAGACTTTATTGATCTCAGCCAGGCCTATAGTCGTGGTAAATGTCACACATTGTGAATCTGGGATCTGGAACTCTTTCTTTCgctctctttccttctttgtctttttctttctttatttaattCATCTCTCCCTCTTTAAttcctctcttccctttaatCTTACCCCTTTATCCAAAACTAACTGACTTGTGCTTGTATAGTAGGTCAGGGACTGAAATACTGATTTCCAAGCCCAGTGTGTAGgtagttaataaagttttaCTGA
Encoded here:
- the LOC135290197 gene encoding inositol 1,4,5-trisphosphate receptor-interacting protein-like 1; this encodes MDPVVFLLVVFKSLIQYPQPVADGLDAETRLRMEAREKHLEWERLHLEQEMERLMQEQAKQAQVLQNFAVAVFLTLVLVLWFTGWKSSQRREEAEEGNGGANEAEVRNAGANEEGNIRNEDVNAAAIAEIYGGANEVSDEDDDADDRVGRVVMQRIQWPVQDLQRGCEWTTRLMNNYTICFGHVLSNSFYPVLQRAIGVGSAFEGWSPREQDVVYTVLIPMTPPRGHSFHLELESQEQRHVKNFRVRVQLECTCTPGREQQDEDMLCFLHHSEEELRSNQDPSLLDTLCTGSYLDVQKTARWFHQLVRAVWPALPQSHNWHLKLLPSTRCCQLKVTNSKESFRIDIFFGVRRGDSAVFACSQPREAYTASTTWPESYAVVEAEFFQHFARQAPPDSLHLKCLQFFTRLPLGFSFSTYTMKTIVMHMLHISPVSAWRRRNLLERMVLVMYNLYLCLREKRLDHFIVGNETFPQDIKLPTDVKMAEPYNLFHHLEQQPDAHTHALYEYDILENWFKKILLAED